From the Actinopolymorpha singaporensis genome, the window ACCCCGGGGCCGACCGCCACCCAGGCTCCGGCCGCCCCGCAGATGCCCTGACCCACCGTGGCCCCGCAGATGACGGCCGGTCGGATCGCGCTGCTGCTGACCAGCCCGCGCGTGGCGGGGCTGCTCGCCTGGCCTGCCTGGGAGCTGCTGCACGGGCCGGCCAGGTGCTCACCGACGACGCCGACCACCCGCAACGCGCGGCGGTGGAGGCCGCCGGGGTCCGCGTCCTCGTGGTCGAGGACGCGCCCGGGCCGGGGGAGCTGGCCGACCTCCTCGTGACCAGGGCGCGTGCCGGCGTCGACGTGGTGTGGCTGGCCGCCGACGACGGTGATCCGCGCTCGGCCGGGCGCTCGGTCACCTGCTGGCCACCGCCGCCGAGGCCGGTACGCGCGGCCTGCCCACCCTGGAGGTGGTGCCCGCCTCCTACGACCTGCCCGGCGCTCGGCTGCTCGACCTGGTGTCGGTGATGGACCAGCTGCGCGAACGCTGCCCGTGGTGCGCGACCAGACGCACCGCTCGCTGGTGCGGTACCTCGTGGAGGAGTCGTACGAGACCGTCGAGGCGATCGAGACCGGCGGCCGGCAGCACCTGCGCGAGGAGCTCGGCGACCTGCTGTTCCAGGTGGTGTTCCACGCCGGCTGGCCGAGGAGGACGCGGAGACGCCGTTCTCCATCGACGACGTCACCGCCGACCTGGTGGAGAAGCTGATCAGGCGCAACCCGCACGTCTTCGGCCCTGCCGCGGGTGGCCCGTCGGGACTCCGGAGTCGACGGCGGCCGAGGTGGAGAACGTCTGGGACCAGTTGAAGGCCGAGGAGAAGCGGCGGACTTCCGCGGTCGAGGGCGTGCCGCTGGCGCTGCCCGCGCTGACGCTCGCCGACAAGCTGCTCGGCGTACGAGAAGGTCGGGCGTCCGGGTCGACGGGCCCGATCCGGGCGTACTCGCCGAGGTCGCCGGTCACACCCTCGGCGAGCCGGGACGCCTGGACGCCGACCGGCTCGGCGCGGCGTTGCTGGCCCTGGT encodes:
- a CDS encoding MazG nucleotide pyrophosphohydrolase domain-containing protein gives rise to the protein MRDQTHRSLVRYLVEESYETVEAIETGGRQHLREELGDLLFQVVFHAGWPRRTRRRRSPSTTSPPTWWRS